A single window of Gemmatimonadaceae bacterium DNA harbors:
- a CDS encoding citrate synthase, whose translation MTKATTVEAPVETATDTLELQDSRTERTYNILIVDGAIRASDLKQIKTDDEDDPGLLSYDPAFLNTAACRSAITYIDGDKGILRYRGYPIEQLAEGSTFLEVAWLLRHGELPNQGEYDQFVHDITYHTYVHENMRKFLEGFRYDAHPMAMLNSSVAALATFYPTSRNIFDERERTISIIRLLAKVPTIAAFCYRHVKGLPFIYPDNDLSYVENFLSMVARMSEPKYEANPIFVRALEVLFILHADHEQNCSTSAVRAVGSSHVDPFSAMSAGIAALFGPLHGGANEQVLRMIAEIENVKNVPQFIEGVKAGKGKLMGFGHRVYKSYDPRAKIVKALADEVLEVVGVDKDLEIALELERIALSDDYFISRKLYPNVDFYTGLIYRSMAFPTDFFTVLFAIARTAGWLAQWEEMLLDKEQKIARPRQIYTGPSERPYKPRIEHRHMAGPRTQKDALRQ comes from the coding sequence ATGACAAAGGCAACCACGGTCGAAGCGCCGGTCGAGACCGCCACGGACACGCTCGAGCTGCAGGACTCACGCACAGAGCGCACGTATAATATTTTGATCGTCGACGGCGCCATTCGCGCCTCGGATCTCAAGCAGATCAAGACTGACGACGAGGACGACCCCGGGCTCCTGAGCTACGACCCGGCGTTCCTGAACACCGCGGCGTGCCGCAGCGCGATCACCTACATAGACGGCGATAAAGGGATTCTGCGTTACCGCGGCTACCCCATTGAGCAGCTGGCGGAAGGCTCGACTTTCCTCGAGGTGGCCTGGCTCCTGAGGCACGGCGAGCTCCCCAACCAGGGAGAATACGATCAGTTCGTGCACGACATCACGTACCACACATACGTGCACGAGAACATGCGGAAGTTCCTCGAGGGATTCCGCTACGATGCGCATCCGATGGCGATGCTCAACAGCTCCGTTGCCGCGCTGGCGACGTTCTATCCCACCTCGCGGAACATCTTCGACGAGCGTGAGCGCACAATCTCCATCATCCGGCTGCTCGCCAAGGTCCCGACGATCGCCGCGTTCTGCTACCGCCATGTGAAGGGGCTGCCGTTCATCTACCCCGACAATGATCTGAGCTACGTCGAGAATTTCCTGTCGATGGTGGCGCGGATGAGCGAGCCCAAATACGAGGCAAATCCGATCTTCGTTCGGGCGCTCGAGGTGCTCTTCATTCTCCACGCCGACCATGAGCAGAACTGCTCCACGAGCGCCGTCCGCGCCGTCGGCTCATCGCACGTCGATCCCTTCTCGGCGATGTCGGCCGGAATTGCGGCGCTCTTCGGGCCACTGCACGGGGGAGCGAACGAGCAGGTCCTGCGAATGATCGCAGAGATCGAAAACGTGAAGAACGTCCCGCAGTTCATCGAGGGCGTGAAGGCGGGCAAGGGAAAGCTGATGGGCTTCGGCCATCGTGTTTACAAGAGCTACGACCCGCGTGCAAAGATCGTGAAGGCGCTGGCCGACGAGGTGCTCGAGGTCGTCGGAGTCGACAAGGATCTGGAGATCGCGCTGGAGCTCGAGAGGATTGCTCTCTCGGACGATTATTTCATCTCGCGCAAGCTTTACCCGAACGTGGATTTCTACACGGGGCTGATTTATCGCTCGATGGCGTTCCCGACGGATTTCTTCACCGTGCTGTTCGCTATAGCGCGGACAGCCGGCTGGCTGGCGCAGTGGGAGGAGATGCTGCTCGACAAGGAGCAGAAGATCGCGCGGCCGCGGCAGATCTACACCGGCCCTTCGGAGCGGCCGTACAAGCCGCGCATCGAGCACCGGCACATGGCGGGCCCGCGAACGCAGAAAGACGCGCTCCGCCAGTAG
- a CDS encoding class I SAM-dependent methyltransferase — translation MPTDRTSELSASYDEVAEEYVRRIAGELEHKPFDRELLDRFAAMIDANETVCDIGCGPAHVARHLLERGVKVIGIDLSPEMVEQARLLNPELDIRQGDMLSLDVPDESWAGIVAFYSIIHVPRASVPRALSELGRCLRPGGRLLMSFHIGDEVMHLEELWGHPVKMDFIFFRTDEMLGYLGEAGFDVEEALERDPYPDVEYPSRRAYILAFKRLRT, via the coding sequence TAGCCGAGGAGTACGTGCGGCGAATCGCAGGTGAGCTCGAGCACAAGCCGTTCGATCGTGAGCTGCTGGACCGTTTTGCGGCGATGATCGATGCCAACGAGACGGTTTGCGACATAGGATGCGGGCCGGCGCACGTTGCCCGGCATCTCCTCGAACGCGGCGTAAAGGTCATCGGCATCGACCTCTCCCCCGAGATGGTCGAGCAGGCCCGGCTTCTCAATCCTGAGCTCGACATTCGCCAGGGCGACATGCTGTCGCTCGACGTTCCGGACGAATCATGGGCGGGAATCGTCGCCTTCTACTCGATAATTCACGTTCCCCGCGCGAGCGTCCCTCGCGCTCTGAGCGAGCTTGGGCGGTGCCTGCGTCCCGGCGGACGACTGCTGATGTCATTCCACATCGGCGACGAAGTAATGCACCTGGAAGAGCTGTGGGGCCATCCGGTAAAGATGGATTTCATTTTCTTTCGCACTGACGAGATGCTCGGCTACCTGGGCGAGGCGGGATTCGATGTAGAAGAGGCGCTCGAGCGCGACCCATATCCCGACGTCGAGTACCCGAGCCGGAGAGCCTACATTCTCGCGTTCAAGAGACTCAGAACTTGA
- a CDS encoding CopD family protein, producing MRSEPRAGERLATSPALIRLEFSEILMARVSRIVLVGPVGDTVELGPVDSMGSHTIAARPAGSLTGGTYRVHWVAAGRDGHPERGSFSFTVAGSHPAAPGAPAALAAPIGVSGDTAASDNPADAIAQGRSMTIARWLGFLALFSVIGAVAFRFVVLGRLARFIDVGDPFLHIASVGAATYGLFASVALVLTTVIKLYGESLAMRDIPLEAILFATGWGWAWCAQLIACLIAIVAFAIAHRGTRNGWLMAALAAVVLVVTPAATGHAIGSDQALLTVPLDVLHVLAGSTWLGTLAVILIVGIGSAAKTPGTVSLGARVAAMINAFSPMALVCGGTIVATGAFASLLHLEPLSSLWTSWYGRVLLVKLAFVVLLFVVGAWNWRRIKPSLGGDEGVTALRFSAKVEVSVAAMVLMVTAFLVALPLPD from the coding sequence GTGAGGAGTGAGCCGCGGGCAGGGGAGAGGCTCGCAACGTCGCCGGCTCTGATCAGGCTCGAGTTTTCCGAGATTCTGATGGCGCGAGTCAGCCGCATCGTGCTCGTTGGCCCTGTCGGTGACACGGTCGAACTCGGGCCGGTGGATTCCATGGGCTCCCATACAATTGCCGCGCGGCCCGCTGGCTCTCTAACAGGCGGGACGTATCGTGTTCATTGGGTCGCAGCGGGAAGAGACGGCCACCCCGAGCGGGGGAGCTTCTCGTTCACGGTTGCTGGATCGCACCCTGCCGCGCCCGGCGCGCCCGCCGCACTCGCTGCCCCCATCGGCGTGAGCGGAGATACCGCAGCTAGCGATAATCCGGCCGATGCGATTGCCCAGGGCCGTTCCATGACGATCGCGCGGTGGCTCGGATTCCTGGCACTGTTCTCCGTCATCGGCGCCGTAGCGTTCAGGTTTGTCGTCCTCGGAAGGCTCGCGCGGTTCATCGACGTCGGCGACCCTTTTCTTCACATCGCTTCAGTGGGAGCCGCGACCTACGGACTTTTCGCATCCGTAGCTCTGGTTTTGACGACGGTCATCAAGCTGTACGGCGAATCACTGGCAATGCGGGATATTCCACTCGAAGCGATTTTGTTTGCGACTGGCTGGGGGTGGGCCTGGTGCGCGCAGTTGATTGCGTGTCTGATCGCGATCGTCGCATTTGCCATCGCTCACCGTGGAACGCGCAATGGCTGGCTGATGGCCGCGCTTGCGGCAGTCGTGCTGGTTGTGACTCCGGCTGCGACGGGGCACGCGATTGGAAGCGATCAGGCTTTGCTCACCGTTCCGCTCGATGTGCTTCACGTCCTCGCTGGCTCAACCTGGCTCGGGACGCTCGCGGTCATTCTCATCGTGGGCATCGGCTCAGCCGCGAAGACGCCGGGAACGGTGTCCCTCGGCGCGCGCGTTGCCGCAATGATCAACGCGTTCTCGCCGATGGCCCTCGTCTGCGGGGGGACTATAGTAGCGACCGGCGCATTTGCGTCACTTCTCCATCTGGAGCCACTGTCGAGTCTCTGGACCAGCTGGTACGGCAGGGTTCTGCTGGTGAAGCTCGCTTTTGTTGTGCTCCTTTTCGTAGTAGGAGCCTGGAACTGGAGAAGAATCAAGCCCAGCCTCGGCGGCGACGAGGGCGTTACCGCGCTGCGATTCTCGGCAAAGGTCGAGGTGTCCGTCGCCGCAATGGTTCTGATGGTTACGGCTTTTCTGGTGGCTTTGCCTCTACCCGACTAA
- a CDS encoding MFS transporter encodes MPGTVQSLNPFRVLQAHRNFRLFWIGQTVSLIGTWMQQVGQGWLALQLSNSAFIVGLVSAAGSLPILFFSLYAGVIVDRRDKLRLVMWAQVLLSIEAVMLWWLVWSGWITIPLLVALAFINGLISAVEIPARQSLMVDLVGREDVLDAIALNSGGFNIARIIGPSIAAATIAGIGLAWCFAINALSYIAVIGCLAAINLPRFVPAETILAAREGFRQGIAYMRSRREVLGIMGVIAVWSIFGQQYLTMMPVIARDVLHTGAGGYGFLVTVVGVGALTGALTLAALSNRVRRGRLFLLSTFSFATLLVVFSLVRVMWLAAVILVLLGLTMMLNGALANGILQSVVPDELRGRVMAAYVFVYVGFTPIGALITGAVANAVNVQWAIGGGAGVMLLYSAWAFWKFPEMRRV; translated from the coding sequence ATGCCGGGAACGGTGCAGTCACTCAATCCCTTCCGGGTGCTTCAGGCGCACCGGAATTTCCGGCTCTTCTGGATCGGCCAGACAGTTTCGCTGATCGGAACGTGGATGCAGCAGGTGGGTCAGGGGTGGCTCGCCCTGCAGCTGTCGAACAGCGCATTCATCGTGGGACTCGTGAGCGCGGCGGGATCGCTGCCGATTCTGTTCTTCTCGCTCTACGCCGGCGTGATCGTCGACCGGCGCGACAAGCTTCGCCTCGTTATGTGGGCGCAGGTGCTGCTGTCGATCGAGGCAGTCATGCTCTGGTGGCTCGTCTGGTCGGGGTGGATAACGATCCCGCTCCTGGTCGCGCTCGCTTTCATCAATGGGTTGATCAGCGCTGTCGAGATTCCGGCTCGGCAGTCGCTGATGGTGGACCTTGTTGGCCGCGAGGATGTGCTGGACGCGATTGCGCTGAACTCGGGCGGCTTCAATATCGCGCGCATCATCGGCCCTTCGATTGCGGCGGCGACAATCGCGGGAATTGGCCTGGCGTGGTGCTTTGCCATCAATGCGCTGAGCTACATCGCGGTGATAGGATGCCTCGCGGCAATCAATCTGCCCAGGTTCGTTCCAGCCGAGACGATCCTGGCTGCGCGGGAAGGGTTCAGGCAGGGAATAGCGTACATGCGATCGCGGCGCGAAGTGCTGGGGATCATGGGCGTGATCGCGGTCTGGTCGATCTTCGGGCAGCAGTACCTGACGATGATGCCGGTGATAGCGCGCGACGTTCTGCATACGGGCGCGGGCGGCTACGGATTTCTTGTGACGGTGGTTGGTGTCGGCGCGTTGACTGGGGCGCTGACGTTGGCGGCTCTCAGCAATCGCGTGCGCCGAGGCCGACTCTTCCTTCTGTCGACCTTTTCCTTCGCGACGTTACTTGTCGTTTTCTCGCTGGTGCGCGTGATGTGGCTCGCCGCCGTGATCCTGGTGCTGCTCGGACTCACGATGATGCTCAACGGAGCGCTGGCAAACGGGATCCTGCAGTCGGTCGTACCCGATGAGCTGCGCGGCCGAGTGATGGCGGCGTACGTGTTCGTTTACGTGGGGTTCACGCCGATTGGAGCGTTGATCACGGGCGCAGTTGCGAACGCTGTGAACGTTCAGTGGGCGATCGGAGGAGGGGCTGGCGTCATGCTTCTCTATTCGGCGTGGGCGTTCTGGAAGTTCCCGGAAATGCGACGAGTATGA
- a CDS encoding VWA domain-containing protein, whose protein sequence is MRSHTYSKFSPEMADAVDLQSLLEKLADFLLQSGFAGGSQFDPWGDYGEEADRSLEALKQAILEALIESGQFTPELLKALRGEGDEDSEDQLAQLLDDLVKRLSEEGYLKLDAPPQMPAGHQSVTGPGGLAHAASKSVQFNLTDKAIDFLGYKSLRSILSSLGKSSFGSHDTPYLATGIEADGYSKPYEFGDVLNLDVNETLKNSLARTGSLEIPLDLDYGDLMVRQAEYRSSCATVLMLDTSHSMILYGEDRFTPAKKVALALTHLIRTQFPGDTLRVVLFHDSAEEIPLAMLPQAQVGPYHTNTAEGLKLSRRILLAQKKDMRQIVMITDGKPSALTMPNGHIYKNSMGLDLAVVGETLKEVANCRRSGIMINTFMLARDRALVEFVKRVSEISRGKAYFTNTMTLGQFILMDFLRKKTRKVS, encoded by the coding sequence ATGCGGTCGCATACGTACTCGAAGTTCAGCCCCGAGATGGCTGATGCGGTCGATCTGCAGTCGCTGCTGGAGAAGCTCGCCGATTTTCTGCTCCAGTCCGGGTTTGCCGGTGGCTCGCAGTTTGATCCCTGGGGCGATTACGGAGAAGAAGCGGACAGATCACTCGAGGCGCTCAAGCAGGCCATCCTCGAGGCGCTGATCGAGAGCGGGCAGTTCACGCCGGAGCTGCTGAAGGCGCTTCGCGGAGAAGGCGACGAGGATTCCGAGGACCAGCTCGCCCAGCTTCTCGACGATCTCGTCAAGCGGTTGAGCGAGGAGGGCTACCTCAAGCTCGACGCGCCTCCGCAAATGCCGGCCGGTCATCAGTCTGTCACCGGTCCCGGCGGACTCGCACACGCCGCCTCGAAATCGGTCCAGTTCAATCTCACCGACAAGGCAATCGACTTCCTGGGCTACAAGTCGCTGCGCTCCATCCTGAGCTCGCTCGGCAAGTCGAGCTTCGGCAGCCATGACACACCGTACCTCGCAACCGGCATCGAGGCCGATGGATACAGCAAGCCGTACGAGTTCGGAGACGTCCTGAACCTCGACGTGAACGAGACATTGAAGAACTCCCTCGCGCGCACCGGCTCACTCGAGATCCCGCTCGACCTCGACTACGGCGACCTGATGGTGCGGCAGGCAGAGTACCGGTCCTCGTGTGCGACCGTGCTGATGCTCGACACGTCGCATTCGATGATCCTTTACGGCGAGGATCGCTTCACGCCGGCGAAGAAAGTCGCCCTCGCGCTGACTCATCTCATTCGCACCCAATTCCCCGGCGATACTCTGCGCGTCGTACTCTTTCACGATTCGGCCGAGGAGATCCCGCTGGCGATGCTGCCACAGGCGCAGGTGGGGCCGTACCACACCAACACTGCGGAAGGATTGAAGCTCTCGCGCCGCATCCTGCTGGCACAGAAGAAGGACATGCGGCAGATCGTGATGATCACCGACGGCAAGCCAAGCGCTCTCACGATGCCCAACGGGCACATCTACAAGAACTCGATGGGCCTCGACCTCGCGGTTGTCGGCGAGACGCTCAAGGAAGTTGCAAATTGCCGGCGCTCGGGGATCATGATCAACACGTTTATGCTCGCCCGTGACCGCGCACTGGTGGAATTCGTGAAGCGCGTATCCGAGATCAGCCGTGGCAAAGCATACTTCACGAACACGATGACGCTTGGGCAATTCATTCTGATGGACTTTCTGCGAAAGAAGACGCGCAAGGTTTCCTGA
- a CDS encoding D-aminoacylase — protein sequence MRCASGLLLFALAACAPRATVVPRSAGGYDILITNARIVDGTGNPWYRGSVATRGDRIAYVGPSLPGLTGERVIDAKDHVVAPGFIDMLGHSESSILRGPHAVSKITQGITSEITGEVSSAWPNVALGEAPNPQQPWSSLDGYFRELERRGTAINLGTYVGTSSVRRAVMGGVNRHPTPAEMAQMGALIDSAMRDGAMGLGTGLIYIPSTFFSTEELIALTKFVVPYRGGYATHMRSEGARLIEAVRETIRIAAEAGTWAEIRHIKSRSLEQMQQALALIDSARRAGIDVTADQYPYTASGTGLTAMLNTWVQEGGSDSLVARLRDPAVRARLKKELAEDSAAGIRTADRTMVNEVNADSLKKYQGKRLTEIARMRGTGDAYDAAFDLLIADRGRTSALYFSFNEDALRLAMKQLWVSVGQDAGARSPDSTGKWGERGHPRAFGTFPRILGRYVRQDSVISLEFAIRKMTSLAAQRVGLSDRGLLKPGIFADITVFDPATIIDNATFEQPQQLSTGVTHVMVNGKLVVDEGKVTAALPGRALRGPGYRVRR from the coding sequence GTGAGATGCGCCTCGGGCCTCCTTTTATTCGCTCTGGCCGCCTGTGCGCCGCGCGCCACTGTTGTCCCGAGATCGGCCGGCGGCTACGACATCCTCATCACGAATGCGCGGATTGTAGACGGGACAGGCAATCCGTGGTATCGGGGCAGCGTGGCCACGCGCGGCGATCGAATCGCGTACGTGGGCCCATCGCTGCCAGGCCTGACTGGAGAGCGGGTGATCGATGCAAAGGATCATGTCGTAGCACCGGGCTTCATCGACATGCTCGGACACTCGGAGTCGTCGATACTTCGCGGGCCACATGCGGTGTCGAAGATCACCCAGGGCATCACAAGCGAGATCACGGGTGAGGTGAGCTCGGCCTGGCCGAATGTGGCGCTTGGCGAGGCGCCGAACCCGCAGCAGCCCTGGAGCTCGCTCGACGGGTACTTCCGCGAGCTCGAGCGCCGCGGCACCGCTATCAACCTCGGCACGTACGTCGGGACCAGCTCTGTGCGGCGCGCGGTCATGGGCGGCGTCAATCGCCACCCCACTCCCGCTGAGATGGCGCAGATGGGCGCGTTGATCGACTCGGCCATGCGCGACGGCGCCATGGGGCTGGGGACAGGCTTGATCTATATCCCCAGCACCTTTTTCTCGACCGAGGAGCTCATCGCGCTGACGAAGTTCGTGGTTCCCTATCGTGGCGGGTATGCGACGCATATGCGGAGCGAAGGCGCGCGGCTCATCGAAGCGGTTCGCGAGACAATCCGCATTGCCGCCGAAGCGGGTACCTGGGCCGAGATCAGGCATATCAAGTCGCGCTCACTGGAGCAGATGCAGCAGGCGCTGGCATTGATCGACTCGGCGCGCCGCGCCGGAATCGACGTCACCGCGGATCAATACCCGTACACGGCGAGCGGGACCGGCCTCACCGCCATGCTCAACACGTGGGTGCAGGAAGGCGGCAGCGATTCGCTCGTCGCGCGCCTCAGGGATCCCGCGGTTCGCGCCCGTCTGAAAAAGGAGCTGGCTGAGGATAGTGCCGCCGGGATTCGCACTGCAGATCGAACGATGGTGAATGAAGTCAACGCCGATTCCTTGAAGAAATACCAGGGAAAGCGATTGACGGAGATCGCCCGCATGCGAGGCACGGGCGACGCATACGATGCCGCCTTCGATCTCCTGATCGCAGACCGGGGCCGGACGAGCGCCCTCTACTTTTCGTTCAACGAGGATGCTCTGCGTCTGGCGATGAAGCAGCTGTGGGTCTCGGTCGGCCAGGATGCGGGCGCACGCAGTCCTGATTCAACCGGCAAATGGGGCGAGCGCGGGCATCCGCGCGCCTTCGGCACGTTCCCCCGAATACTCGGACGCTACGTGAGGCAGGATTCGGTGATCTCTCTCGAGTTCGCGATTCGGAAAATGACTTCGTTGGCTGCGCAGCGAGTGGGACTCAGCGACCGCGGGCTGCTGAAGCCGGGAATCTTCGCCGATATCACCGTTTTCGATCCGGCGACGATTATCGACAACGCGACTTTCGAGCAGCCACAGCAGTTATCGACAGGTGTCACGCATGTGATGGTCAACGGCAAGCTCGTGGTCGACGAGGGAAAGGTCACTGCCGCGCTTCCTGGACGGGCGTTGCGCGGGCCCGGGTACAGAGTGCGCCGCTGA
- a CDS encoding M28 family metallopeptidase — MKARRYSTLAAFGLFATLVAATPLADAPLLGFTAESSTRQIALEGRYDASLNKQNLESWMQRLSARPHHVGSPHGKANAQFIDSLFRSWGYDSKIEQFDVLFPTPKTRGLELLSPTPFTAKLAEPALTEDPTSNQIAEQLPIYNAYSADGDVTGELVYVNYGIPRDYDSLALRGIDVKGKIVIARYGQSWRGIKPKVAAEHGAIGCIIYSDPRDDGYFAGDVYPKGAFRNEYGAQRGAVQDMPTYPGDPLTPGMGATKNAKRLDVKSAPTITKIPVLPISYADALPFLRALGGPVAPSSWRGALPITYHIGPGPAKVHLKLEFNWDIKPAYDVIATMRGSERPDEWIIRGNHHDAWVNGADDPISGMVALMEEARGIAGLAKSGWKPKRTIVFAAWDAEEPGLLGSTEWVEQHAELLSRVGAVYINTDSNGRGFLGVGGSHTLERFVSEVARSVTDPQTKVSVFERARAAVRLRGTDEEKKEALTRTDLRIDALGSGSDYTPFLQHLGIASLNIGFGGEDAGGSYHSIYDSFAHYKRFGDPGFEYGVALAKVGGRIVLRLANADILPLAFSPFSETAGKYLKEVTKLADDMREETERVNALVRDRVYQLAGDPKLPIVPPKAMEPVPAIDFSPLQTALTRLERVSKAYDSAAARALGAPKLNAAALASLDRTLMRTERALTAEAGLPRRSWFRHQIYAPGYYTGYGVKTLPGVREAIEQRNWQEMKAQLAVIAKALDAMSAEIENATKQLGAAP; from the coding sequence TTGAAAGCAAGACGCTACTCGACTCTCGCGGCGTTCGGCCTGTTTGCGACACTGGTTGCCGCGACACCGCTCGCAGACGCGCCCCTGCTCGGCTTCACCGCCGAGAGCTCGACGCGGCAGATTGCCCTCGAGGGGAGGTATGATGCCTCGTTGAACAAGCAGAATCTCGAATCGTGGATGCAGCGGCTCAGCGCCCGACCGCATCACGTTGGGTCGCCGCACGGCAAGGCGAACGCGCAGTTCATCGATTCACTGTTCAGATCGTGGGGCTACGACTCGAAGATCGAGCAGTTCGATGTTCTCTTCCCGACTCCGAAGACTCGCGGGCTGGAGCTGCTGTCCCCCACGCCGTTCACCGCGAAGCTCGCTGAGCCGGCGCTGACCGAAGATCCGACGAGCAATCAGATCGCCGAGCAGCTTCCGATTTACAACGCGTATTCTGCGGACGGGGACGTCACCGGCGAGCTCGTTTATGTGAACTACGGAATCCCCCGTGACTATGACTCGCTTGCCCTTCGCGGCATCGACGTGAAGGGAAAGATTGTCATCGCGCGCTACGGTCAGTCGTGGCGCGGAATCAAGCCGAAAGTTGCAGCCGAGCATGGAGCGATTGGGTGCATCATCTATTCGGACCCGCGCGATGACGGCTATTTCGCGGGCGACGTTTATCCGAAGGGAGCCTTCCGCAACGAGTACGGCGCCCAGCGCGGTGCAGTCCAAGACATGCCGACGTATCCCGGCGATCCGCTCACTCCAGGCATGGGCGCCACGAAAAACGCGAAGCGGCTCGACGTGAAGAGCGCTCCGACGATCACGAAGATTCCTGTTCTTCCGATCTCATACGCCGATGCGCTCCCCTTTCTTCGCGCACTCGGCGGCCCCGTTGCGCCATCGTCGTGGCGCGGCGCTCTTCCGATCACTTATCACATCGGACCCGGACCCGCAAAAGTCCATCTTAAACTGGAGTTCAACTGGGACATCAAGCCGGCGTACGACGTCATAGCGACGATGCGTGGCAGTGAGCGGCCGGACGAATGGATCATTCGAGGGAATCATCACGACGCGTGGGTGAATGGCGCCGACGATCCCATCAGCGGAATGGTCGCGCTGATGGAGGAAGCCCGCGGCATTGCTGGGCTCGCGAAGAGCGGGTGGAAGCCCAAGCGGACAATCGTGTTCGCGGCGTGGGACGCCGAGGAGCCCGGACTTCTCGGGTCTACTGAATGGGTGGAGCAGCACGCTGAGCTGTTGTCACGAGTCGGCGCCGTTTACATCAACACCGACAGCAACGGACGAGGGTTTCTTGGAGTTGGCGGATCGCACACACTCGAGCGGTTCGTCAGCGAGGTTGCGCGGTCAGTTACCGATCCGCAGACAAAGGTGAGCGTGTTCGAGCGAGCACGGGCCGCAGTCCGATTGCGCGGAACGGACGAGGAGAAAAAGGAAGCGCTCACGCGAACGGATCTTCGAATCGACGCCCTCGGCTCCGGCTCCGACTACACGCCGTTCCTTCAGCACCTTGGAATCGCATCGCTCAACATCGGGTTCGGTGGCGAGGACGCCGGTGGATCCTATCACTCGATCTACGATTCGTTCGCCCACTACAAGCGGTTTGGTGATCCCGGATTCGAGTACGGCGTTGCGCTGGCCAAAGTTGGCGGGAGGATCGTGCTTAGGCTCGCGAACGCTGACATCCTTCCGCTCGCGTTCTCGCCGTTCTCGGAAACGGCGGGCAAGTATCTCAAGGAAGTCACGAAGCTCGCCGACGACATGCGCGAGGAAACCGAAAGGGTGAATGCCCTCGTTCGCGACCGCGTCTATCAGCTGGCGGGCGATCCGAAACTGCCGATCGTGCCACCGAAGGCGATGGAGCCCGTTCCGGCGATCGACTTTTCTCCGCTTCAAACCGCGCTGACGAGGCTCGAGCGAGTTTCCAAAGCCTATGACTCGGCTGCTGCACGCGCGCTTGGCGCGCCGAAGTTGAACGCCGCAGCGCTCGCTTCACTCGACAGAACCCTGATGCGCACCGAGCGGGCGCTAACTGCTGAAGCAGGCTTGCCGCGAAGGTCGTGGTTCAGGCATCAGATCTACGCGCCCGGTTATTACACGGGGTACGGGGTGAAGACCCTTCCGGGAGTAAGAGAAGCAATCGAGCAGCGCAATTGGCAGGAGATGAAAGCGCAACTCGCGGTCATCGCCAAAGCGCTCGATGCGATGTCGGCTGAAATAGAGAACGCGACGAAGCAGCTCGGAGCGGCCCCGTGA
- a CDS encoding DinB family protein — protein sequence MDASLSRLFDHLRWADARVQASLTDAVNPPPQTLDLFAHVVAAEHVWLSRIGQVKPEVEVWPKLSLAQCQELATRNADEFSALVESLDDIGLDSGVTYRNSAGLEFTSSVRDILLHVALHGAYHRGQIAAAVRAGGDTPASTDYIAFVRGTPAARRG from the coding sequence ATGGACGCTTCTCTCTCTCGATTGTTCGATCACCTCCGATGGGCCGACGCGCGCGTGCAGGCCAGCCTCACCGACGCCGTCAATCCGCCGCCCCAAACGCTCGACCTGTTCGCCCATGTCGTTGCGGCCGAGCATGTGTGGCTGTCGCGAATCGGGCAGGTGAAACCGGAAGTCGAGGTCTGGCCCAAGCTCTCGCTGGCGCAGTGCCAGGAACTGGCGACGAGAAATGCCGATGAATTCTCCGCATTGGTCGAATCACTCGACGACATCGGCCTCGACAGCGGCGTGACGTACAGGAACAGCGCGGGCCTGGAGTTCACATCATCCGTGCGCGACATATTGCTCCATGTCGCCCTGCACGGGGCGTATCACCGGGGGCAAATCGCTGCCGCGGTTCGTGCCGGCGGCGATACGCCTGCATCTACTGACTACATAGCGTTTGTGCGAGGAACGCCGGCCGCACGGCGCGGATGA
- a CDS encoding EVE domain-containing protein, with the protein MPSQTERERRYWLFKTEPSTFSFDDLWKAPARTVFWDGVRNFQARNMLRDQIGEGDPVFVYHSSSVPTGIAGIAEVVRAGYPDHTAFDPDDPHFDPKSHRDSPMWYMVDIRAVKALPRLITLDELRNVKGLEKMVLLQKGSRLSIQPVSSEEWEIINSIV; encoded by the coding sequence GTGCCCAGTCAAACTGAGCGGGAACGACGTTACTGGCTGTTCAAGACCGAGCCGTCGACGTTCTCGTTCGACGATCTCTGGAAAGCGCCGGCCCGCACCGTTTTCTGGGACGGCGTCCGGAACTTTCAGGCTCGCAACATGCTCCGCGACCAGATCGGGGAAGGAGACCCTGTTTTCGTATATCACTCGAGCTCGGTCCCAACGGGCATCGCCGGCATCGCAGAGGTGGTGCGCGCCGGATATCCCGACCACACGGCCTTCGATCCGGACGATCCTCACTTTGATCCGAAGAGCCACCGCGACTCGCCAATGTGGTACATGGTGGACATTCGCGCGGTGAAAGCTCTCCCTCGACTGATCACTCTCGATGAGCTGAGAAACGTGAAAGGTCTGGAGAAGATGGTTCTGCTTCAGAAAGGAAGCCGCCTTTCGATTCAACCCGTCAGTTCGGAGGAGTGGGAGATCATCAATTCGATCGTCTGA